GGTCTTGGCCGCGTCCTCGGTCTGACCGGCCAGATACGCACCAAGGGCGATGGAGTAGAGCTTGGTGCGGTCCGAGTCGCCGCGCGAGGGCACCACGATGGGCGCCTGGCTGCCCATGACTACTCCGGCCATGTCGGCCTGCATGAAGGTGCTCAGTGACTTGTAGAGCACGTTGCCGCTCTCGATGTCGGGCACGCAGAGGATGTCCGCGCGGCCCGCCACGGGGTGCTCGTAGCCCTTGACCCTGGCCGCGCGCGCCGAGACCGCGATGTCCAGGGCCATGGGCCCGGCCACCAGCGCGTCGCCGAATTCGCCCTGTCTGGCCATGGTGGAGATCAGGTCGGCGTCGAGCGTGGCGGGCATGGCCGGGAAGTTGACTTTTTCCGTGGCCGCGAGCATGGCCACGCGCGGCCGCGTCACGCCCAAGGCGCGCATGACCGAAAGGGAGTTTCGCACGATGTCGGCCTTGCGTTGCAAGTTGGGCCTGATGTTCACGCCGGGGTCGGTGAGGCACATCAGCCGTC
The Alkalidesulfovibrio alkalitolerans DSM 16529 genome window above contains:
- a CDS encoding phosphate acyltransferase, with product MRIRRLRDLVTACARRSSPPRVAVVRCAEGYVLKAAVAAHAKGVAEPILIGDMAKARETAARLGLSLARFRAVEASDDDTALAAALALFKAGEAQLIMKGLISTARLLRAVLDKETGIPARGALSHVAVFERPGTRGGGRLMCLTDPGVNIRPNLQRKADIVRNSLSVMRALGVTRPRVAMLAATEKVNFPAMPATLDADLISTMARQGEFGDALVAGPMALDIAVSARAARVKGYEHPVAGRADILCVPDIESGNVLYKSLSTFMQADMAGVVMGSQAPIVVPSRGDSDRTKLYSIALGAYLAGQTEDAAKTQGA